The Maridesulfovibrio ferrireducens genome segment ACAGGCGCTACGAGAGTTATGTCAGGCAGATGAGTTCCGCCCTTGAACGGATCATTAAGCATAACCATGTCGCCTTCAATAAACGTGACATTATCAATGGCACTTTTAACCGAAAGAGGCATGGAACCTAAATGAACCGGAATATGAGCCGCCTGCGCGATCATATCGCCCTTGCTATCGAAGACCGCACAGGAAAGATCACGCCTTTCTTTTATATTGGGAGAAAAAGCAGTTCTTGTGAGCGTTACCCCCATTTCTTCGGAAATTGCCGCAAACCTGTTTTTAAACACCTCTAGGAGGATTGGATTCACATTCATTTTAATATACCTCCCGGATTACTCAATATCAAAAATTAAATTGCCGTAAGCATCAACTTCACCTTTTGCGAAAGGTGGAATAACTAAGGTGGAGCTGTATTCAATAATGATGGCAGGCCCATCAACCTTGTTACCGGGCAGAAGCTTTTCTCTATCCAGAATGCGGGTTTTCATAAGTGTAGAATCAAAAACAGTTTCGGTTGTCCCTATTACAGCATCATCCGGCATCTGCGCAGTAAGTTCAGCGGCTTCAGGAAATTCCGGTTTAGTCGGCATTCCCCTCGTTCTAAGCCTGATGTTGACTATTTCTACGGTTTTAGCATCATTACGATAGCCGTAATTATGTTCGTGAAGCTGAGAAAATGCTTCAATCCAGTCACCGCCGAAAGGCACAATTATCTCAAAAGACTGCCCTTGATAGCGCATATCCAAAAATCGTTCGACAGTTATATCCTGCGATGCGAACCCTTCATCTTCAAGTGCCGCACGCCCCTGATCTTCAAGCGGAGCAAACAAATTTTCAAGATCATCCGCAGTGGTATTATGCTGATTACGCATAACCGTCAGCGAGTAATCCTTAATAACATCAGCCATAACCATACCCACTGCTGAAAGAATGCCCGGATTATTCGGAATAAACAACTTAGGAATCGAAAGCATCTTTGCGAGAAAAGCGCAGTGCATTCCACCCGCTCCGCCGAATGCAAACATGGTAAATTCACGAGGATCGTAACCGCGTTCAACCGAAATAACTCTGATCGCACGTTCCATGTTAGTGTTGGCGATATCGAGAATTCCTTCCGCAAGCTCAACGGGACTGAGCCCCGCCTCCGCAGCCATTCTTTCCATTGCACCATTCAGTTTATCGGTCTTAAGTGACATTTCGCCGCCTAGAAAACGGTCAGGGATAAGTCTTCCGAGATATAGATTGGCATCTGTAACCGTGATTTCACTGCCCTTACCATAACAGATAGGACCGGGATCAGCTCCGGCACTTTCAGGTCCGACAGTCAGCGAACCACCGGCATCAATACGGGCAATGGAACCGCCACCTGCGCCGACCGTGTGGATGTCGATCATGGGAACTTTAACAGGATAATCTTCAATCGCAGATTCAAGAGTCAAAGGCAGTTCGCCGTTTATAAGCGCAACATCAGATGAAGTGCCCCCCATATCAAAGGTAATAAGCTTATCATACCCAGCCATTTTACCTATGGCATGTGCACCGACAGCTCCCCCGGCAGGGCCGGACAAGATCGTCCTTACCGACTCATTCATAGCAGTTTCAGCGGAGATAGATCCGCCGTTACTCTGCATAATCCGTAATGAATATCCATCAAGAAAATCTTGAAGCAGCGTCAGATAACGAGTCATTTTCGGTGAAACATACGCATTGATAACAGTAGTGGATGTGCGTTCAAATTCACGAAACTCTGCTAAAATTTCATGCGAAACTGAAACAGGAATATCAATTTCAGAAAGTAAAGAGCGCATTCTGTTCTCATGTTCTGGATTTAAATATGAAAAAAGAAGACAAATTGCGACAGATTCAACTTCTGAATCTTTGATTACTTTAAGGATATCTTGAACATTATCTTCAGAAAAAGGTTCTACTTCATTCCCATTATGGTCAATTCTTCCTGTAATCCCGAATCTTAATTCAGGCGGAACAATGTGCGGTTTCTTACAAAATGACAGGTTATAGAGTTCCGAACGATTCTGACGCCCTATCTGAACTATATCTTCAAACCCTTCATTACTAATAAGTGCAGTCTTAACGCCTTTGCGCTCGAGTATTGCATTTGTTGCGACAGTTGAACCGTGCACAACCTGCACGCGGCGATCACCTGCAATATATTTAAGACCATTAATTACGGATTCAGAAGGATCGTGAGGAGTTGAAAGACGCTTATGTACGCCCCAAGAATTGCCATCTTTGTAAATAAAATCTGTGAAAGTTCCGCCTGTATCAACGCCTACGATTAACACTCTTCTTCCTCCGGCATATGTAAAAAAAACATTATAAACACAACCAATCATGCTTCTTATACTAATAATTCAATTAAAAGATTTGCAACTTTAACCAAACACAGACCGAATTAATATGTTTTATTTTCATACAAATCATTGTATATACCCTCATTAATTATAAAAATACCCAAAAAAAAGACTTAATACTGCAAGCTCTCGGCAATAAATTTATTCAATAAAATAGATGGGATTCTAAAACTAATTTCCATGTAAGTTTGATGGAATACCTACCTAAAAAAAGGTTCCCGGACAGACTGTCCGGGAACCTTTTTTGCTTTAAAAGAATCTATAATTACTACTAAAGCAATTTGGGAACTATTTTTTCCTGAAAATATTTCAGGCTGAGTTCGAAATCGTCACGATTATGAGGCTCAAGAGTCATTGACGGCAAAGGGTCCAGCTCTTTCACGCGGGAAATAATATGTTCCCAGTTCATGGTTCCATGCCCCAAGGCGAGATGCTCGTCTTTAACGCCATTATTATCATGCAGATGCAAATGTCTGAGATATGGCGCAAAGGAATCAAACCAGAAATCAAAATCATTCTTTTCCGATCCCTTGGAAAAAGCATGCCAATGTCCTGCATCAAAACATATACCAACATTATCGCGGTCCAGATCTTCCACAATCCTTAAAAGCGGACCGGGGTCATACTCGTAAGTATTTTCGAGACAAAGCACAGGATGATCAGGCCATGAATCACTCAACAGCCTAATACCTTCCAAACAATTTTTATAGGAAATTTCAAAAAGAGGCTCTTCAAGCCACGAAGTAAAGGAGGGATGCATGACCATCCTTTCTGGAGAAAATATTTTTGCGAGTTCGAAAGCTCCGCATAAAGTATCAATAGATGCCTGCCTGATAGCAGAATTTAGGCTGGCTGGTTTCAAATCCAAAAAAGGAAGATGTACGGTGCACTTAAGTCCCGCATTTGCAAGCCGGTCTCCAATAGATTGCAACCAGTCTTTGCTAAGACATTCATTTCCAAAACAATCAAGCCCAAGTTCAGGCTGAATTGATTTCTCTATAAATAAATCTAAATACTCAGGCTGATTATAGATATATATAAGAGGAAGATTAACATAACAATTTTCAGGTACAGCTTTCATATTATTACCCATATTTAACAGGTTCACATACGGTTTTCTAAAATCAATCCAATGAAGTCTGTAACAGAGATGCCCCTCTGAAGATCATACCGCCGACAGGTTCAAATGTTGTTGAATGGCGAAGAGTTATCTTCACGTCTTTTCCTGATTCAACATCAAAAGATTCACCCCATGAAATAGGAATACGATCAATGAACGGCTGAATTTTATCAAGCTTTCCATTGCTCCAAGCTTCATTAAGCACATAACGATCCGCAGGAACTTCACGGACAGCGTCGCTTTCCCATTTTACAAGCATATCAGGACCATGCGTGCGGCTGAACTCAAGAGCTTTTACTATACGCGGAAAAACTGAAAGGTAAAACTCTGCCCCGCGCTTACCCGGAGTCTCTCTGGCTATCCTATAGCGAGCTCCGCCATCATCACTTTTAAGCTTGTATTTATCCATAAAATTGGAAGGTTCTATAATAATTTCATGCCCGATATCCTGTCCACTGTTAACCTGCGCCGAGGCAACAAACCCCTTTAAATTTAGCACTTCTTCTCTATTGCTCCCGAGAACGCCTTCAATAATGAACTGATCCCCTTCCAAAACACTAAGAACGCCTGAAGCAGACACAAAATGAGGGTCACCGTTGAGCCAGCACAAAAAAACAGGACCGTGCGGTTCCGGTGAATTTTCATTTTGTCCGGTCCAGCGAACTTTGGTGGTTGTCATCTTACTGCCGTCAAGGCTAACTTCAAGAGCGGGAAAAGAAGACAATGCCATACGAGGTGCTGTCAAAAGATTAAGATTTGGACGATCACTTGCGTACACAGCTACAGCAGGCTCCAAAGTCAAACCAGTCATAACATCACTCTGACCGGAAGTGGAAACAGGCCCGCCCCGCACAAGATTTACACTCTTCCCAGAGAGAGGACTGCCGTTGATCATTATTTTTAGGCCGGTATTTTTTCCTTCTGCAGGAAACGAGAATTCGGGAATTTCAACTTTTAATCCAAATTCCTCAAGTAAATAGACAGTTGCCTTCAGTTGCTGGCGAACCTTCCATTCAAGATCCATGATATCTTTGCTTACTTCGACAGCCATGGCCGGAATTCCACGTTCAACAAGAGCATAGCAAGTCAGAGATTTCAACATCTCAGGATAATGGGTAGCTTTATCAAAAGTATCGGTATTGAAAAGTGTAAACCAATATGATTTATTGGGAATTTTGGAATTAAGACTATCAATTGCCCGCTGACACAAATCAGCAAGCGGAATATTTTTGTATACTGCCGCATCAATGATCATTGACTGACCATAACGCTTTGGATTTCTCATCTTACTGATATATTTAGGATTATAGAAACCACTACCTTCATGTAGATGGATAAAACCATCAGCATCATTGAGCAGGAAACGGATAGCCTTGGCAAGACGATCCTCATAAAAATTATTATATTCTTTATCGAATCTTCTGTTTAGATCCACATTTATCTGACGGGCACGGCGGAGAATTGAAGGTTCATTTGCACGCGGAATAATAATCAAGTTACCCTTGCGAAGCTTACAGCGGGTCAGCAGCTGTCCTGTGAAAAAGCCGGAAAGTTCATCCCCTTGAACTCCGCCCTGAACCATAATAGTCGGTCCGGGCTCATCTCCGAAAACCCATGTAACACGTAAGGGATACTGTGTTCCCTGAAAAAAAGTATAACTACGCACATGCTGAGCCTGTGCGGGGGACACTGCAAAAATTAGCGCAAAAAGGCTAATTAAAAATACGCGACAGAGGATATACTTCACTGAATATTAACTCGTTATTAGTGGTACTTATCATCAAACGAAGGCCGTACATGTCTTTTAAAGACATCCCGGAAGGCATTGCGAATCTT includes the following:
- a CDS encoding hydantoinase/oxoprolinase family protein produces the protein MLIVGVDTGGTFTDFIYKDGNSWGVHKRLSTPHDPSESVINGLKYIAGDRRVQVVHGSTVATNAILERKGVKTALISNEGFEDIVQIGRQNRSELYNLSFCKKPHIVPPELRFGITGRIDHNGNEVEPFSEDNVQDILKVIKDSEVESVAICLLFSYLNPEHENRMRSLLSEIDIPVSVSHEILAEFREFERTSTTVINAYVSPKMTRYLTLLQDFLDGYSLRIMQSNGGSISAETAMNESVRTILSGPAGGAVGAHAIGKMAGYDKLITFDMGGTSSDVALINGELPLTLESAIEDYPVKVPMIDIHTVGAGGGSIARIDAGGSLTVGPESAGADPGPICYGKGSEITVTDANLYLGRLIPDRFLGGEMSLKTDKLNGAMERMAAEAGLSPVELAEGILDIANTNMERAIRVISVERGYDPREFTMFAFGGAGGMHCAFLAKMLSIPKLFIPNNPGILSAVGMVMADVIKDYSLTVMRNQHNTTADDLENLFAPLEDQGRAALEDEGFASQDITVERFLDMRYQGQSFEIIVPFGGDWIEAFSQLHEHNYGYRNDAKTVEIVNIRLRTRGMPTKPEFPEAAELTAQMPDDAVIGTTETVFDSTLMKTRILDREKLLPGNKVDGPAIIIEYSSTLVIPPFAKGEVDAYGNLIFDIE
- a CDS encoding sugar phosphate isomerase/epimerase family protein, encoding MKAVPENCYVNLPLIYIYNQPEYLDLFIEKSIQPELGLDCFGNECLSKDWLQSIGDRLANAGLKCTVHLPFLDLKPASLNSAIRQASIDTLCGAFELAKIFSPERMVMHPSFTSWLEEPLFEISYKNCLEGIRLLSDSWPDHPVLCLENTYEYDPGPLLRIVEDLDRDNVGICFDAGHWHAFSKGSEKNDFDFWFDSFAPYLRHLHLHDNNGVKDEHLALGHGTMNWEHIISRVKELDPLPSMTLEPHNRDDFELSLKYFQEKIVPKLL
- a CDS encoding M99 family carboxypeptidase catalytic domain-containing protein — encoded protein: MRSYTFFQGTQYPLRVTWVFGDEPGPTIMVQGGVQGDELSGFFTGQLLTRCKLRKGNLIIIPRANEPSILRRARQINVDLNRRFDKEYNNFYEDRLAKAIRFLLNDADGFIHLHEGSGFYNPKYISKMRNPKRYGQSMIIDAAVYKNIPLADLCQRAIDSLNSKIPNKSYWFTLFNTDTFDKATHYPEMLKSLTCYALVERGIPAMAVEVSKDIMDLEWKVRQQLKATVYLLEEFGLKVEIPEFSFPAEGKNTGLKIMINGSPLSGKSVNLVRGGPVSTSGQSDVMTGLTLEPAVAVYASDRPNLNLLTAPRMALSSFPALEVSLDGSKMTTTKVRWTGQNENSPEPHGPVFLCWLNGDPHFVSASGVLSVLEGDQFIIEGVLGSNREEVLNLKGFVASAQVNSGQDIGHEIIIEPSNFMDKYKLKSDDGGARYRIARETPGKRGAEFYLSVFPRIVKALEFSRTHGPDMLVKWESDAVREVPADRYVLNEAWSNGKLDKIQPFIDRIPISWGESFDVESGKDVKITLRHSTTFEPVGGMIFRGASLLQTSLD